One Triticum dicoccoides isolate Atlit2015 ecotype Zavitan chromosome 5B, WEW_v2.0, whole genome shotgun sequence genomic window carries:
- the LOC119311656 gene encoding protein PNS1-like, whose amino-acid sequence MAARQGGTGVGVGEITAAGSGITTGGGAAHTPADSPYQVPLEIEEEIYSPVYGNIAVPDSRGCCSGFTASVTKILFIMHLVAFVAFTIFLGVQASSHPNPTYKPFAHFIPLASSVILSIIAACFWTILAVTNPAKAIKTSLWTAPVSALGCDVVILLVGDGEALGIGVLIVVIAIAAALYSCWATGPRLQHAAAVLSTSVNGAHLPFSASCLVLFVVLAAFGYMAFWTVAISCISAAEGHFMDFHIVYVAALLVSISWTMQVLRYFVYVAVARLAHAALAYGVRMPGGAVEAFCGTMSGPAFGDICMGAVLVPVIAAVRSFARAINALSGSNDEFLFSCCQGCCLSVSEKLMGRVNRWGFVHVGARGKAFCVASRDVWSLFVLRGMAKLVDSDLTGSFCFLSAVTGGALASLVAGSWALAMDRDRKELALPISFYSFLIGYYMCRMMIAWPQACVAAYHVAYAENPQNPHLGTLIPDHLRELQALAAD is encoded by the exons ATGGCGGCGAGGCAGGGAGGaaccggcgtcggcgtcggcgaaaTCACGGCGGCCGGCAGCGGCATTACGACCGGGGGCGGCGCGGCGCACACGCCGGCGGACAGCCCTTACCAG GTGCCACTTGAAATAGAAGAGGAAATTTACTCTCCGGTCTATGGGAACATTGCAGTCCCTGACAGTCGAGGTTGTTGCAGTGGTTTCACAGCCAGTGTCACAAAGATTCTGTTCATCATGCACCTCGTTGCTTTCGTCGCCTTCACAATCTTTCTTGGAGTCCAGGCTTCTTCCCACCCGAATCCTACCTACAAGCCCTTCGCCCACTTCATTCCGCTCGCCTCTTCTGTGATATTATCTATTATCGCTGCCTGCTTTTGGACTATCCTTGCTGTCACTAATCCTGCAAAAGCCATCAAAACATCTCTCTGGACAGCTCCTGTTTCCGCACTTGGCTGCGATGTAGTCATACTCCTTGTCGGCGATGGCGAAGCCCTTGGCATCGGAGTGCTCATAGTTGTGATCGCCATTGCAGCGGCGCTGTACAGTTGTTGGGCCACTGGTCCGCGCCTCCAGCATGCCGCCGCAGTACTTTCCACCTCTGTCAATGGAGCACATCTGCCCTTCAGTGCTTCTTGCCTGGTTCTTTTTGTTGTCCTTGCCGCGTTTGGCTATATGGCCTTCTGGACAGTTGCCATCAGCTGCATTTCAGCTGCGGAAGGGCACTTCATGGATTTCCATATCGTCTATGTGGCTGCGCTCCTGGTGAGCATATCATGGACAATGCAGGTGCTGCGTTACTTCGTCTATGTGGCCGTGGCAAGGCTGGCACATGCGGCGCTTGCCTACGGAGTCCGCATGCCAGGCGGCGCCGTCGAAGCATTCTGTGGCACGATGTCTGGGCCAGCTTTCGGTGACATATGCATGGGGGCTGTGCTTGTCCCGGTGATTGCAGCGGTGAGGAGCTTCGCTCGGGCGATTAACGCCCTGTCAGGGAGCAACGACGAGTTCCTTTTCTCATGCTGCCAGGGCTGCTGCCTGAGTGTCTCGGAGAAACTGATGGGACGGGTGAACCGGTGGGGCTTTGTCCATGTTGGAGCACGGGGGAAGGCGTTCTGTGTGGCTTCGCGGGATGTGTGGTCCCTTTTTGTTCTCCGCGGGATGGCGAAGCTTGTTGATTCAGACCTCACCGGTTCCTTCTGCTTCCTTTCGGCTGTCACGGGAGGCGCCTTGGCTTCGTTGGTTGCTGGTTCATGGGCACTGGCCATGGATAGGGATCGTAAGGAGCTTGCTCTGCCAATATCGTTCTACTCATTTCTCATCGGTTATTACATG TGCCGAATGATGATTGCGTGGCCGCAGGCTTGCGTTGCAGCATACCATGTTGCATATGCAGAGAACCCCCAGAATCCGCACCTGGGAACACTGATACCAGACCACCTGCGCGAGCTCCAAGCACTAGCTGCAGATTGA
- the LOC119306173 gene encoding SKP1-like protein 4, with translation MTTKMVRLRSSDGQELEVMEEAIAAASKTIKDALEKGGAADDAIPVPDVTGRVLSRVLEYVSRHFSDPAAAADPFDYIPNFDNPLKAFDDAFVQVDQDTLFDLIHAAECLDIEGLMDLACKTVADQMRGKTIEEIRKKFHVVNDYTAREEEDVRKENAWAFE, from the coding sequence ATGACGACGAAGATGGTCCGCCTGCGCAGCTCCGACGGCCAGGAGCTCGAGGTGATGGAGGAGGCGATCGCCGCCGCGTCTAAGACGATCAAGGACGCGCTGGAGAAGGGCGGCGCCGCCGACGACGCCATCCCGGTCCCCGACGTCACCGGCCGAGTCCTCTCCCGCGTCCTCGAGTACGTCAGCAGGCACTTCTCCGACCCGGCCGCGGCCGCCGACCCGTTCGACTACATCCCCAACTTCGACAACCCGCTCAAGGCCTTCGACGACGCCTTCGTCCAGGTCGACCAGGACACGCTCTTCGACCTCATCCACGCGGCCGAGTGCCTCGACATTGAGGGGCTGATGGACCTGGCGTGTAAGACGGTGGCGGACCAGATGAGGGGCAAGACCATCGAGGAGATCCGCAAAAAGTTCCACGTCGTCAACGACTACACCGCACGGGAGGAGGAGGACGTCCGCAAGGAGAACGCGTGGGCGTTCGAGTAG